Proteins encoded in a region of the Podospora pseudopauciseta strain CBS 411.78 chromosome 6, whole genome shotgun sequence genome:
- a CDS encoding hypothetical protein (EggNog:ENOG503P1H6; COG:K), which produces MPRQHLTPNACLVCRKKRTKCDGQIPCRRCRSRGEECSYEDKKWRTKDHLRSEIERLRAEQRQGEAVIQALVDNKPDQWEVIQDRMRADESPDAIAEWIRSLRGLPDSSQTHRGLFGSTPASGLNNFIPTPFQSQFNPTMPGIGSVPTGGFPEAGSDVLDAFTTNNGPGNVGNGGTNICHVTSTMEGASRPSFSADLVAPGDRISLQKHGTFVCPSLSPTDNSSHTMNHPLDMAGPAACRLVPNLTPYGPPVRTWTTVTSDKHLVQRLLSRFFSGLFPCLSLISYAHFIHDFEEGTARYCSEALVNAILGTACRLFNATSQLISRISFGDAFVGEAKRLLTAEDNHVNLPSIQALAILALGEMSQGNDEEAETLLRESVRASVHLVLEARDLDGKENEDFRVVRALAYCGVFSLMRFLRLLTGDLEPKVGPLFIRLQPNSPSLDEDTPQTRVERGIALQTQFFAELRFCPPSSRFIFEVMETAHTFLSYNYSRAMTASDLESAYDRCVCSYRQFLESLAPASSPSQDTLLAQIWYHFCMLNLMRPFVSNSNNLVDGTTPKLSGGARPSVLCHRASEAIISLTGTYQARNFIAYLPPLLPYMVFTAVLFELTLTASPVLCQQGLTDSPSSLSPLTGYQSPKQAASKPGTRWSQLPQASAPRPGFCSSDSEPVSPASTRQANQTTHRRASGVSTISTGFSSSEQSRRPSGCSFLSGTPPDQDEISTSDTESDLFPVFSSQPSDLVTVGSLQLASMSARHLGAAEVSRLLRGLGNIRDVAEVRLNLAALTASLPFPAVEFGTSILLTGLGLQKVPVASVVPGASTFCGGLSPMSVPKVESTKSPTGDLSSAQLPTSLQQAPGP; this is translated from the exons ATGCCTAGGCAACATCTCACCCCAAACGCTTGTTTGGTATGCCGCAAAAAGAGAACCAAA TGTGATGGACAGATACCATGTCGCCGATGCAGGTCAAGGGGCGAGGAGTGCTCCTACGAGGATAAGAAATGGAGGACCAAAGACCACCTGCGATCCGAAATTGAAAGGCTGAGGGCAGAGCAGCGGCAAGGCGAGGCTGTTATCCAAGCACTTGTTGACAACAAGCCGGACCAGTGGGAAGTAATTCAGGACCGCATGCGCGCCGATGAATCCCCCGATGCCATTGCAGAATGGATTCGCTCACTGAGAGGTTTGCCGGATTCTTCACAGACTCACCGGGGTCTATTTGGGAGTACGCCTGCTAGTGGGCTAAACAACTTTATACCCACACCCTTCCAGTCACAATTCAACCCAACGATGCCTGGAATAGGGAGTGTGCCTACCGGCGGCTTCCCAGAAGCAGGATCGGATGTCCTTGATGCATTCACTACGAATAATGGGCCAGGCAACGTCGGAAACGGCGGTACCAACATATGTCACGTCACCAGCACCATGGAGGGAGCTTCTCGTCCAAGTTTTTCCGCTGACTTGGTCGCTCCTGGAGATCGTATATCATTGCAAAAACACGGGACCTTTGTTTGCCCGTCCCTGTCGCCCACAGACAACTCCTCCCATACCATGAACCACCCACTGGACATGGCTGGACCCGCGGCTTGTCGTCTTGTTCCGAATCTAACCCCCTATGGGCCTCCTGTTCGGACCTGGACTACTGTTACATCCGACAAGCATCTTGTCCAGCGACTCCTTTCGAGATTCTTCTCGGGACTCTTTCCGTGCTTGTCATTGATATCTTACGCGCACTTCATTCATGATTTTGAAGAGGGCACTGCGCGGTACTGCTCAGAAGCGCTTGTGAATGCCATCCTCGGCACAGCATGTAGGCTCTTCAACGCAACATCTCAGCTCATTTCGAGGATCAGCTTCGGCGACGCCTTTGTGGGTGAGGCAAAGAGGCTGCTAACGGCTGAGGATAACCACGTGAATCTCCCAAGCATACAGGCTCTCGCCATCCTTGCTCTGGGGGAGATGAGCCAAGGGAACGATGAAGAGGCCGAAACCCTCCTCCGGGAGTCGGTAAGGGCCTCAGTTCATCTTGTCTTGGAAGCTCGTGATCTGGACGGGAAGGAAAACGAGGATTTCAGAGTAGTGCGAGCACTGGCATACTGTGGTGTATTTTCTCTCATGAG GTTCCTTCGCCTCTTGACGGGAGATCTCGAGCCAAAAGTTGGGCCGTTGTTCATCCGACTTCAGCCTAATTCCCCGAGTCTTGACGAGGATACGCCCCAAACACGAGTGGAGCGAG GCATCGCGCTCCAGACGCAGTTCTTTGCCGAGTTGCGGTTTTGTCCGCCATCATCGAGGTTTATCTTTGAGGTCATGGAGACAGCACACACCTTTCTGTCTTATAATTACTCTCGAGCCATGACCGCCAGTGATCTCGAGAGTGCATACGACAGATGTGTGTGCTCATATCGCCAGTTTCTAGAATCGTTAGCGCCAGCCTCCAGTCCCTCACAGGACACACTGCTCGCACA GATTTGGTACCATTTCTGCATGCTGAATTTGATGCGGCCCTTTGTCTCGAACTCGAATAACCTCGTGGATGGCACCACCCCGAAATTGTCTGGTGGTGCCAGGCCCAGTGTCCTATGTCACCGAGCTTCAGAAGCCATCATTTCACTCACTGGCACTTACCAAGCCCGGAACTTCATTGCATATCTGCCACCCTTGTTACCGTATATGGTCTTCACTGCCGTCCTGTTTGAACTCACGTTGACGGCCAGCCCGGTTTTGTGTCAGCAAGGCCTCACCGATTCTCCGTCAAGTTTGTCTCCGCTTACTGGATATCAGTCACCCAAACAGGCCGCCTCCAAGCCAGGGACCCGTTGGTCTCAACTGCCTCAGGCATCAGCTCCGCGTCCAGGATTTTGTTCGTCCGACTCTGAGCCCGTATCCCCAGCGTCTACCAGACAGGCCAACCAAACTACCCACCGCCGGGCGTCCGGTGTCTCGACTATCTCCACCGGATTTTCAAGTAGCGAACAGAGCAGGCGACCGAGTGGCTGTAGTTTTCTTTCTGGCACGCCACCTGACCAGGACGAGATATCGACATCGGATACAGAGTCAGACCTATTCCCCGTGTTTTCGTCGCAGCCTTCGGATCTTGTTACCGTCGGCTCACTGCAGTTAGCATCCATGAGCGCCCGCCATCTGGGTGCCGCTGAGGTTTCCCGCCTACTCCGGGGGTTGGGGAACATTCGAGATGTCGCCGAAGTCAGGCTCAACCTAGCTGCACTCACCGCTTCACTGCCATTTCCAGCTGTTGAATTCGGAACTTCTATCCTACTTACCGGCCTTGGACTTCAGAAGGTCCCGGTTGCCAGCGTGGTCCCGGGCGCTTCGACATTTTGTGGAGGGTTGAGTCCTATGTCGGTCCCAAAAGTCGAGTCTACTAAATCACCCACCGGTGACCTGTCTTCAGCCCAACTACCTACATCTCTGCAACAGGCACCTGGGCCATGA